A part of Halobaculum sp. MBLA0143 genomic DNA contains:
- a CDS encoding GNAT family N-acetyltransferase — MPGSRLTHDPETGVGLRTVEPTDAQFLQQCNARPALRYPLGSRVRAAHEVETEVEDGERSDRYVVCLGDDGDPPPEPDAVTRVGAVSVSDADWRRPELGYWLVPEHHGRGYGKAAVGLLVDHVFRTVDHPAVGAVAYGFNDASRGLLESLGFEEEGRTRRDRFVDGEYVDTVHYGLLREDWWADRPRSWREASAQDDV, encoded by the coding sequence GTGCCAGGCAGCCGCCTCACCCACGACCCGGAGACGGGTGTCGGTCTCCGGACGGTAGAGCCCACAGACGCGCAGTTTCTCCAGCAGTGTAACGCCCGGCCGGCGCTGCGGTACCCGCTCGGCAGCCGGGTGCGCGCCGCCCACGAGGTGGAGACGGAGGTAGAAGACGGCGAGCGGTCCGACCGTTACGTCGTCTGTCTGGGCGACGACGGCGACCCACCGCCGGAGCCGGACGCGGTCACTCGGGTCGGTGCCGTCTCCGTCTCCGACGCCGACTGGCGCCGACCGGAGCTGGGCTACTGGCTCGTCCCGGAACACCACGGGCGAGGGTACGGGAAGGCGGCCGTCGGCCTGCTCGTCGATCACGTGTTCCGGACGGTGGACCACCCCGCCGTCGGCGCGGTCGCCTACGGGTTCAACGACGCCTCTCGCGGACTCCTGGAGTCGCTGGGGTTCGAAGAGGAGGGCCGCACCCGACGCGACCGGTTCGTCGACGGCGAGTACGTCGACACGGTCCACTACGGCCTGCTCCGCGAGGACTGGTGGGCCGACCGTCCGCGCTCGTGGCGCGAGGCGTCAGCCCAAGACGACGTCTAG
- a CDS encoding ZIP family metal transporter — translation MIEELFVDLVGENTVVQGFVAGLVIAGFNLLGATVVLAWRNPTEKWLDAALGFAAGVMLSASFTSLLLPGIEFAARPEYTPVRIGGVALVGIVPVLIGFGLGVALLDRGQNWIHYAGPVVGNRLFRRNGGVEDTVPPRDDVHRERIDPRRFGDHLRIGDDSPADGDDSPTPDASNETSVAGESDGSEEGGLVDERLTGVLLFTVAITLHNMPEGLAVGVGFGSGDVSGGIALMIAIGLQNVPEGLAVSVAAVNAGLARRWYAAVAGIRAGLVEVPLAVVGAWAVSVAAPLLPYAMGFAAGGMLYVIGDEIVPETHSRGYERVATLGLLAGAAVMLTLDVVLG, via the coding sequence GTGATCGAAGAGCTGTTCGTCGATCTCGTCGGGGAGAACACGGTGGTCCAGGGGTTCGTCGCCGGCCTCGTGATCGCGGGGTTCAATCTCCTCGGGGCGACGGTGGTGTTGGCCTGGCGCAACCCGACCGAGAAGTGGCTGGACGCCGCGCTCGGCTTCGCTGCCGGTGTCATGCTGTCGGCCAGCTTCACGAGTCTCCTCCTCCCGGGGATCGAGTTCGCCGCCCGACCGGAGTACACTCCCGTCCGAATCGGGGGGGTCGCGCTCGTCGGGATCGTCCCGGTGTTGATCGGGTTCGGGCTCGGAGTCGCGTTGCTGGACCGGGGGCAAAACTGGATTCACTACGCCGGCCCGGTCGTCGGCAACCGATTGTTCCGGCGCAACGGCGGGGTGGAAGACACCGTCCCTCCGCGGGACGACGTCCACCGCGAACGGATCGACCCGCGACGGTTCGGCGACCACCTCCGGATCGGCGACGACTCGCCGGCAGACGGCGACGACTCGCCGACCCCGGACGCGTCCAACGAGACGAGCGTCGCCGGCGAGAGTGACGGCTCCGAGGAGGGTGGGCTCGTCGACGAGCGGCTGACGGGCGTGCTCCTGTTCACCGTGGCGATCACGCTCCACAACATGCCGGAGGGGTTGGCGGTCGGGGTCGGGTTCGGCAGCGGCGACGTGTCCGGCGGGATCGCGTTGATGATCGCCATCGGGCTCCAGAACGTCCCGGAGGGGTTGGCGGTGTCTGTCGCCGCGGTCAACGCCGGCCTCGCGCGGCGGTGGTACGCCGCCGTCGCCGGGATCAGGGCGGGGCTCGTCGAGGTGCCGTTGGCGGTGGTCGGCGCTTGGGCGGTGTCGGTCGCAGCGCCGTTGCTCCCGTACGCGATGGGGTTTGCGGCCGGCGGGATGCTGTACGTCATCGGCGACGAGATCGTCCCGGAGACCCACTCGCGGGGGTACGAACGGGTCGCCACGCTCGGCCTGCTCGCCGGTGCCGCGGTGATGTTGACCCTAGACGTCGTCTTGGGCTGA
- a CDS encoding YqjF family protein has translation MGWEHVLFASWPVDPELVEPKLPDGLTADTYDGDAYLSVVPFTNVDVRPEWLPAGVGLPLPELNLRTYVRLSDAAAAGVTDGDAVGGTPTDPDAGVYFFSLDAEGLAGVAGARLFHGLPYYLAKIDLQETDDGVRFESRRRHPGARATAFAARYGPTGEEFTAESGSLDSFLTDRARYFAETSDGDLRYATVSHERWPLYEADAEFYRNDLFAANGFREPTGEPSLLYSPRVTTRASESKSVAELAASTQ, from the coding sequence ATGGGCTGGGAACACGTCCTGTTCGCCAGCTGGCCGGTCGACCCCGAACTCGTCGAGCCCAAACTGCCGGACGGGTTGACGGCCGACACGTACGACGGCGACGCCTACCTCTCCGTGGTGCCGTTCACGAACGTCGACGTGCGGCCGGAGTGGCTACCGGCGGGCGTCGGGCTCCCGTTGCCGGAGCTGAACCTCCGGACGTACGTCCGGCTGTCCGACGCGGCCGCCGCCGGCGTGACGGACGGTGACGCCGTCGGCGGGACCCCGACGGACCCGGACGCGGGAGTGTACTTCTTCAGTCTGGACGCGGAGGGGTTGGCGGGCGTCGCCGGCGCCCGGCTGTTCCACGGGCTGCCGTACTACCTCGCGAAAATCGACCTCCAGGAGACGGACGACGGCGTCCGGTTCGAGTCGCGCCGCCGACACCCCGGCGCGCGGGCGACGGCGTTCGCCGCCCGCTACGGCCCGACCGGCGAGGAGTTCACCGCCGAGTCCGGCTCACTCGACTCCTTCCTCACGGACCGGGCGCGGTACTTCGCGGAGACGAGCGACGGGGACCTCCGGTACGCGACCGTCTCCCACGAGCGTTGGCCGTTGTACGAGGCGGACGCGGAGTTCTACCGCAACGACCTGTTCGCCGCCAACGGCTTTCGGGAGCCGACGGGAGAGCCGTCGCTGTTGTACAGTCCTCGGGTGACGACCAGGGCGTCCGAGAGCAAGTCCGTGGCGGAGCTCGCGGCGTCCACGCAGTAG
- a CDS encoding deoxyribodipyrimidine photo-lyase has product MQVFWHRRDLRIPDNKGLSIAARDGTVVPVFVVDREILGDVGRRQRAFFLECVRELRERYRSVGSDLIVRSGNPAEILPTVAEGLGADRVVWNDHYRAARRERADAVRDALAGAGIDHDSRTDLVLVSPERLDDRYPTHGAFHSDWEQQAKPSPFDPDTDAFATLSEETTIPSVDTEIELPPAGYEAARERFDDFLDQGIYSYNDRRDDMPAAVENPATSVSRMSPYLSAGAIGVRELWADASDTYDAVHGSDRKNVDKYRYELSWREHMYHLLYYEPNLDSVNYKSFPNEIQWRTGEDAQADFEAWAAGETGYPFVDAGMRQLEREGYIHNRPRQLVASLLTKHLLIDWRLGADYFRRKLVDHDPASNAGSWQWIASTGTDSVDVRIFDPVSQMGKYDEGADYVTEYVPELSGVSPRKIIDWPTLSRSEREELAPEYHHPIVDRNHGWDRAERVFEEALGKR; this is encoded by the coding sequence ATGCAGGTATTCTGGCACCGACGCGACCTCCGGATTCCGGACAACAAGGGGTTGAGTATCGCCGCCCGCGACGGGACGGTCGTCCCGGTGTTCGTCGTCGACCGAGAGATCCTCGGCGACGTGGGGCGACGGCAACGAGCGTTCTTCCTGGAGTGTGTGCGGGAACTGCGGGAACGCTACCGCTCCGTCGGCAGCGACCTGATCGTCCGCTCGGGGAACCCGGCGGAGATCCTGCCGACGGTCGCCGAAGGGCTCGGCGCCGACCGTGTCGTCTGGAACGACCACTACCGCGCGGCCCGCCGCGAGCGGGCCGACGCCGTCCGCGACGCCCTCGCCGGCGCCGGGATCGACCACGACTCCCGGACGGATCTGGTGTTGGTGTCGCCCGAGCGACTCGACGACCGTTACCCGACCCACGGCGCGTTCCACTCCGACTGGGAGCAACAGGCGAAGCCGTCCCCGTTCGACCCGGACACGGACGCGTTCGCCACGCTGTCGGAGGAGACGACGATTCCGAGCGTCGACACGGAGATCGAACTCCCGCCGGCGGGCTACGAGGCGGCCCGCGAGCGGTTCGACGACTTCCTGGACCAGGGGATCTACAGCTACAACGACCGCAGAGACGACATGCCCGCGGCGGTAGAGAACCCGGCCACGAGCGTCTCCCGGATGTCGCCGTACCTCTCGGCGGGCGCAATCGGCGTCCGAGAACTGTGGGCCGACGCCTCCGACACCTACGACGCCGTCCACGGCAGCGACCGCAAGAACGTGGACAAGTACCGCTACGAGCTCTCCTGGCGGGAACACATGTACCACCTCCTCTACTACGAGCCGAACCTGGACTCGGTCAACTACAAGTCGTTCCCCAACGAGATCCAGTGGCGGACGGGCGAGGACGCCCAGGCGGACTTCGAGGCGTGGGCAGCCGGCGAGACCGGCTACCCGTTCGTCGACGCCGGGATGCGCCAACTCGAACGCGAGGGGTACATCCACAACCGGCCACGGCAGTTGGTCGCGTCGCTGCTCACCAAACACCTCCTGATCGACTGGCGGCTGGGGGCCGACTACTTCCGGCGGAAGCTCGTCGACCACGACCCGGCGTCGAACGCCGGCTCCTGGCAGTGGATCGCCTCCACGGGAACGGACTCCGTCGACGTGCGGATCTTCGACCCGGTCTCGCAGATGGGGAAGTACGACGAGGGCGCAGACTACGTCACGGAGTACGTCCCGGAGCTGTCGGGCGTCTCGCCGCGGAAGATAATCGACTGGCCGACGCTGTCCCGGAGCGAGCGAGAAGAGCTCGCGCCGGAGTACCACCACCCCATCGTCGACCGTAACCACGGCTGGGACCGCGCCGAACGAGTGTTCGAGGAGGCGCTGGGCAAGCGTTGA
- a CDS encoding oxidoreductase, with protein sequence MADWTADDVPRVDDDVIVVTGANSGLGLAATELFAARGATVVMACRSTDRGQQAADEVRETTDDGELDVRECDLADLDTVAAFAEGVRETYPEIDVLCNNAGVMAIPRSETTDGFETQLGVNHMGHFALTGQLLPALVAAGSRSEPARIVTQSSGAHEMGEMDFDDLHWEESYSKWEAYGRSKLANLLFAYELDRRLDDHGLPVESVACHPGYAATNLQLRTGAESGFPFAETVMGLANRVLGQSAQQGALPMLYAAVGEAHGGAYVGPDGFAEMRGYPEIQESSSASYDEADARRLWERSVADTGVDYEFETAVTPA encoded by the coding sequence ATGGCAGACTGGACGGCGGACGACGTACCCCGAGTGGACGACGACGTGATCGTGGTGACGGGCGCCAACAGCGGCTTGGGGCTCGCGGCGACGGAACTGTTCGCGGCCCGCGGCGCGACGGTCGTGATGGCCTGTCGCAGCACGGACCGGGGACAGCAGGCCGCCGACGAGGTTCGGGAGACGACCGACGACGGCGAGTTGGACGTACGCGAGTGTGACCTGGCAGACCTGGACACGGTCGCGGCGTTCGCGGAGGGAGTCCGGGAGACGTACCCCGAGATCGACGTGTTGTGCAACAATGCCGGCGTGATGGCGATTCCGCGGAGCGAGACGACGGACGGCTTCGAGACGCAGTTGGGCGTCAACCACATGGGCCACTTCGCGCTGACGGGCCAGCTCCTGCCGGCGCTGGTCGCCGCCGGCAGTCGCTCGGAGCCCGCACGGATCGTCACGCAGTCGTCCGGGGCCCACGAGATGGGAGAGATGGACTTCGACGATCTCCACTGGGAGGAGTCGTACTCGAAGTGGGAGGCGTACGGCCGGAGCAAGCTGGCGAACCTCCTGTTCGCGTACGAGCTCGACCGTCGGCTGGACGATCACGGGCTGCCGGTCGAGAGTGTGGCGTGTCACCCGGGGTACGCGGCGACGAACCTCCAGCTCCGCACCGGCGCCGAGAGCGGGTTCCCGTTCGCGGAGACGGTGATGGGGCTCGCGAACCGAGTGCTCGGACAGAGCGCCCAGCAGGGGGCCCTGCCGATGCTGTACGCGGCCGTCGGCGAGGCGCACGGCGGCGCCTACGTCGGCCCGGACGGCTTCGCGGAGATGCGGGGCTACCCGGAGATCCAGGAGTCCAGTTCGGCGTCGTACGACGAGGCGGACGCCCGACGGCTGTGGGAGCGGTCCGTCGCAGACACCGGCGTCGACTACGAGTTCGAGACAGCGGTGACGCCGGCCTGA
- a CDS encoding ABC transporter permease codes for MADPVETLDLEFDDAPSRRPGVAVVVALAGTLAVAATVAYYYGVTPPDTPIFGYEPTPLDWLWLAATWVVTVFTLAPVVRNPAGAWRLLSRLRRHPVGAVGGVVTLAVVVTGTVGPVLLPEQDVDLLIRNQPPLFTSVSADLLVSCVAGAVGDRCWGSLQYPLGTTERGVGVTRSIVAGARAFVKVSLTGVALAAPLGTLVGVVSGYAGGTTDRVLSGIAESVKTIPALLVFLAWRWLEGSGTPFMLVVCFGLFSWGTVAGVVRERTLSEASKDYVRGAELAGASRLTVIRRHLLPNVARAAASTSLARVPIFLTVEATLAFLEFGAPASPILSMPPSYQSWGETIGGELPMLQLYWWRVVLPAAALLGTTAAVTVFADALQRILDPRGE; via the coding sequence ATGGCCGACCCGGTCGAGACGTTGGATCTGGAGTTCGACGACGCGCCGAGTCGCCGCCCGGGAGTGGCGGTCGTGGTCGCGCTCGCGGGTACCCTCGCGGTCGCGGCTACGGTCGCCTACTACTACGGCGTGACCCCGCCAGACACCCCGATCTTCGGCTACGAGCCGACGCCGTTGGACTGGCTGTGGCTGGCGGCGACCTGGGTCGTGACGGTGTTCACGCTCGCGCCGGTCGTCCGGAACCCCGCCGGAGCCTGGCGGCTGCTGTCGCGGCTCCGCCGTCACCCCGTCGGCGCCGTCGGAGGCGTCGTCACGCTGGCGGTCGTCGTCACTGGCACCGTCGGCCCGGTGTTGCTGCCGGAGCAGGACGTGGACTTGTTGATCAGGAACCAACCCCCGTTGTTCACGAGCGTGTCGGCGGACCTGTTGGTGTCGTGTGTCGCCGGGGCCGTCGGCGACCGGTGCTGGGGGTCGCTCCAGTACCCGCTCGGGACGACGGAACGCGGTGTAGGGGTCACCCGGTCGATCGTCGCCGGCGCTCGGGCGTTCGTGAAGGTGAGCCTCACCGGGGTGGCGCTCGCGGCGCCGCTCGGGACGCTCGTCGGCGTCGTCTCGGGGTACGCCGGCGGCACGACCGACCGGGTGCTCTCGGGGATCGCGGAGTCGGTGAAGACGATTCCGGCGTTGCTCGTGTTCCTCGCCTGGCGGTGGCTGGAGGGGAGCGGGACGCCGTTCATGCTCGTCGTCTGTTTCGGGCTGTTCTCCTGGGGGACCGTCGCGGGCGTGGTCCGCGAGCGGACGCTGTCCGAGGCGTCGAAAGACTACGTCAGGGGTGCCGAACTGGCGGGTGCCTCCCGGCTGACCGTCATTCGACGACACCTCTTGCCGAACGTCGCTCGCGCGGCTGCGAGCACGTCGCTGGCCCGGGTTCCGATCTTCCTCACCGTGGAGGCGACGCTGGCGTTCCTGGAGTTCGGCGCTCCCGCCTCACCCATCCTGTCGATGCCGCCGTCGTACCAGTCGTGGGGCGAGACGATCGGCGGCGAGCTTCCGATGCTCCAGTTGTACTGGTGGCGGGTCGTGTTGCCGGCGGCCGCGTTGCTGGGGACCACCGCTGCGGTCACGGTGTTCGCCGACGCGCTCCAACGGATTCTCGACCCGCGCGGGGAGTAG
- a CDS encoding ABC transporter permease subunit, with product MSDGLPLRPVLARLGWAAAVCWVVLTAAFLVVAAVPDTRMVYFTEVEMGFVAVDTVSGGPVSAYVDWLTAVATLQWGQSVYFETSVRSLYARRIPVTAVYVLPGAVAAVLVGTLLTTYAAVEPDGLLARLLSGSGVVGLTVPAFLPAAVLFATMADTLGWLQVYDPDLGLWHARNLRRLQVPGAIVGLSLLGVQVRHVRSETAERLHETFVKTAEAKGAGRRRVAAHVFRTAWPSAASLVVGESLGVLLLATVAVETVLEFPGAGRLVFLGFVAGDPMVSAVALVGIVVVGVAGTLAIELLRAVYDPRVDR from the coding sequence GTGTCCGACGGTCTCCCGCTCCGGCCCGTGCTCGCCCGGCTCGGCTGGGCGGCAGCCGTCTGCTGGGTCGTGTTGACGGCCGCGTTCCTCGTGGTGGCGGCCGTGCCGGACACCCGGATGGTGTACTTCACCGAGGTGGAGATGGGGTTCGTGGCCGTCGACACGGTCTCCGGTGGCCCGGTCTCGGCGTACGTCGACTGGCTCACGGCGGTGGCGACGCTCCAGTGGGGCCAGTCCGTCTACTTCGAGACGAGCGTGCGGTCGCTGTACGCCCGTCGGATCCCTGTCACCGCCGTGTACGTCCTCCCGGGCGCCGTCGCCGCGGTGCTCGTCGGCACCCTCCTGACGACGTACGCCGCCGTCGAGCCGGACGGCCTGCTCGCACGGCTCCTGTCCGGGAGCGGCGTGGTCGGCCTGACCGTGCCGGCGTTTCTCCCGGCTGCCGTCCTGTTCGCCACGATGGCGGACACACTCGGCTGGCTCCAGGTGTACGACCCGGATCTGGGGCTGTGGCACGCTCGGAACCTCCGTCGGCTCCAAGTGCCGGGTGCCATCGTCGGTCTGTCGCTGCTGGGCGTCCAGGTGCGACACGTCCGCAGCGAGACGGCGGAGCGACTGCACGAGACGTTCGTGAAGACTGCAGAGGCGAAGGGGGCAGGCAGGCGGCGCGTGGCGGCACACGTCTTCCGGACGGCGTGGCCCTCGGCGGCCTCGCTCGTCGTCGGCGAGTCGCTGGGCGTCCTGTTGCTGGCGACCGTCGCCGTGGAGACGGTGTTGGAGTTCCCCGGCGCCGGTCGGCTCGTCTTCCTCGGGTTCGTGGCCGGCGACCCGATGGTGAGCGCGGTCGCGCTCGTCGGAATCGTCGTCGTCGGCGTCGCCGGGACGCTCGCGATCGAACTGCTGCGGGCCGTGTACGACCCTCGGGTGGACAGGTGA
- a CDS encoding ABC transporter permease: protein MDRTTLLPVARRLGWATAVLWTVLTGCFLLLASLPPTRLVGFSKVEMGLATLEGAGGSLPAMYVDWLTAIVGLQWGQSAHFGEPVAALFARRLPVTAVYLLPSVTVAVLVGTLLTTYAAVDRDGLLARVVSATGVVGLAVPAFLLANVAFLYATASFEVIRLYDPDLGLWHTRNLLRLQVPGAIVGLSLLGVQVRHVRSETVEHLRLPFVKTAQAKGAGRWRVAAHVFRTAWPSAASLVVGESLGVMLLATVVVEYQLDVPGLGTLVFEAFAAGDPTVSAVALVGTVAVGVAGTLAVELLRTAFDPRVRR from the coding sequence ATGGACCGAACGACGCTCCTCCCGGTTGCCCGGCGACTCGGCTGGGCGACCGCCGTCCTGTGGACCGTTCTGACCGGGTGTTTCCTCCTGTTGGCCAGCCTCCCGCCGACACGGCTCGTCGGCTTCAGCAAGGTGGAGATGGGCCTGGCGACACTGGAGGGAGCGGGCGGGAGTCTCCCGGCGATGTACGTCGACTGGCTGACGGCCATCGTCGGGCTCCAGTGGGGCCAGTCGGCCCACTTCGGCGAGCCGGTGGCCGCGTTGTTCGCGCGTCGGCTGCCCGTGACCGCCGTCTACCTCCTGCCGAGCGTGACCGTCGCGGTGCTCGTCGGCACCCTGCTGACGACGTACGCCGCGGTCGACCGCGACGGGCTGCTCGCCCGGGTCGTCTCGGCCACCGGCGTGGTCGGACTGGCGGTGCCGGCGTTCCTCCTGGCGAACGTCGCGTTCCTCTACGCCACGGCGTCGTTCGAGGTGATTCGGCTGTACGACCCGGATCTGGGGCTGTGGCACACTCGGAACCTCCTCCGGCTCCAGGTGCCCGGCGCCATCGTCGGCCTGTCGCTGTTGGGCGTCCAGGTGCGACACGTCCGCAGCGAGACGGTCGAGCACCTCCGGCTCCCGTTCGTGAAGACCGCACAGGCCAAAGGCGCCGGGCGGTGGCGGGTGGCGGCGCACGTCTTCCGGACGGCGTGGCCCTCGGCGGCCTCGCTCGTCGTCGGCGAGTCGCTGGGCGTCATGTTGTTGGCGACCGTCGTCGTGGAGTACCAGCTCGACGTGCCCGGACTCGGGACGCTCGTGTTCGAGGCGTTCGCGGCCGGGGATCCGACGGTGAGCGCGGTCGCGCTCGTCGGCACCGTCGCCGTCGGCGTCGCCGGGACGCTCGCCGTCGAACTGCTGCGGACGGCGTTCGACCCCCGGGTGCGACGCTGA
- a CDS encoding 3-oxoacyl-ACP synthase produces MTDTGRPVRLTGLATYVPDERITGAEIAAESGIPEDVVVEKMGVREKRVCPPDDDHVTDMCVTAGERALADAGISPDDLDLVCFHGSEYKDHVVWSAAANVTERLGADDAYAHESYTLCAGAPIAIRHTAAQLRIGDVDRALLVAASREEDLVDYGNEDSSFMFNFGSGASAVVLAAGGDDGPADETDALATVRASAAETDGSFSEDVVMPAGGSKHPPSETTVREGLHTLDVPDPEGMKDRLADVSAPAFLSVADDALADSGYDRADLDFVALTHMKRSFHDYLVGELGVDDGHYYLDEFGHVQSVDQALALEAGLETDRLTSGDVVLLLAAGTGYTWSATVLEWDGR; encoded by the coding sequence GTGACCGACACCGGTCGGCCGGTCCGGCTCACCGGGCTGGCGACGTACGTCCCCGACGAACGGATCACGGGCGCGGAGATCGCCGCCGAGAGCGGGATTCCCGAGGACGTGGTCGTCGAGAAGATGGGCGTCCGCGAGAAGCGCGTCTGTCCCCCCGACGACGACCACGTCACGGACATGTGCGTGACCGCCGGCGAGCGGGCGCTTGCGGACGCCGGCATCTCGCCCGACGACCTGGATCTCGTCTGCTTCCACGGCAGCGAGTACAAGGACCACGTCGTCTGGTCTGCAGCCGCGAACGTCACCGAACGGTTGGGGGCCGACGACGCCTACGCACACGAGTCGTACACGCTGTGTGCCGGCGCACCGATTGCGATCCGGCACACGGCCGCCCAACTGCGGATCGGCGACGTGGACCGCGCGCTCCTGGTGGCGGCCAGCCGCGAGGAGGACCTCGTGGACTACGGCAACGAGGACAGTTCCTTCATGTTCAACTTCGGGTCGGGGGCGTCGGCGGTCGTGCTGGCGGCCGGCGGCGACGACGGCCCGGCAGACGAGACGGACGCGCTGGCGACCGTCCGGGCCTCGGCGGCGGAGACGGACGGCAGTTTCTCCGAGGACGTGGTGATGCCCGCCGGCGGCTCGAAGCACCCGCCCAGCGAGACGACGGTCCGCGAGGGGCTCCACACCCTGGACGTGCCCGACCCCGAGGGCATGAAGGACCGACTCGCGGACGTGAGCGCGCCGGCGTTCCTCTCCGTCGCGGACGACGCCCTGGCCGACTCCGGCTACGACCGCGCGGACCTGGACTTCGTCGCGCTCACCCACATGAAACGGTCGTTCCACGACTACCTCGTCGGCGAACTGGGCGTCGACGACGGCCACTACTACCTAGACGAGTTCGGCCACGTCCAGAGCGTCGACCAGGCGCTCGCGCTGGAGGCCGGGCTGGAGACCGACCGGCTCACCTCCGGCGACGTGGTCCTGTTGCTCGCGGCCGGCACGGGCTACACCTGGAGCGCGACCGTGCTGGAGTGGGACGGGCGGTAG
- a CDS encoding branched-chain amino acid ABC transporter permease produces the protein MHVLTVVLLAAYPPAYKLLVNSGLSREFVAILPEVQAMVGVLYFGLFAMSFDFISGYTGYLSFGHAVFYGAGAYLTVLIANGKLAVTLPVLGTVLAPQTSFVVSMLLAGLLAALLALLIGSVSFRLSGVYFAMITLGFSQVLYVFVRDWDFVSEAPRDGVAVTARTSGFQIGVPGVDQLNVAVGVLAGDTVTLFNEAVTFSPTDVSFYAIGAVVLASYLVMQRIVHSPFGRVMIAIRENEERARAVGYDTYRYKLGAFAISGFFGGVAGALFASFRRSVTPENGFYFLVAGDALLASIIGGFGTLVGPLYGRLFEESLQEFLSKSGSGGGLLPWLRANVPESVLTADLVGGVTVAEAIDTFLNGHAELYIGLMFVLFVLYVPNGLLGTLRDRAGGPLAKAGIPALRRWLR, from the coding sequence ATTCACGTCCTGACGGTGGTGTTGCTGGCGGCGTACCCGCCCGCGTACAAGCTGCTCGTCAACTCCGGGCTCTCCCGGGAGTTCGTGGCGATCCTGCCGGAGGTCCAGGCGATGGTCGGGGTGTTGTACTTCGGGTTGTTCGCGATGTCGTTCGACTTCATCAGCGGCTACACGGGGTACCTCTCGTTCGGCCACGCCGTCTTCTACGGCGCGGGGGCGTACCTCACGGTGTTGATCGCCAACGGGAAGCTGGCGGTGACGCTCCCCGTACTCGGGACGGTGTTGGCGCCACAGACCTCGTTCGTGGTGTCGATGCTGTTGGCGGGACTGCTCGCGGCACTGCTGGCGCTCCTGATCGGCTCCGTCTCCTTCCGGCTGTCCGGGGTGTACTTCGCCATGATCACCCTCGGCTTCTCGCAGGTGCTGTACGTGTTCGTCCGCGACTGGGACTTCGTCAGCGAGGCCCCCCGCGACGGCGTCGCCGTCACCGCCCGGACGAGCGGCTTCCAGATCGGCGTCCCCGGGGTGGACCAGCTCAACGTCGCCGTCGGGGTGTTGGCCGGTGACACGGTCACCCTGTTCAACGAGGCCGTGACGTTCTCCCCGACGGACGTGTCCTTCTACGCCATCGGGGCGGTCGTCCTGGCGTCGTACCTCGTGATGCAACGGATCGTCCACTCCCCGTTCGGCCGCGTGATGATCGCCATCCGGGAGAACGAGGAACGCGCTCGAGCGGTCGGCTACGACACCTACCGGTACAAGCTCGGGGCGTTCGCCATCTCCGGGTTCTTCGGCGGCGTGGCCGGCGCGTTGTTCGCCTCCTTCCGGCGGTCGGTCACTCCGGAGAACGGGTTCTACTTCCTGGTGGCCGGTGACGCCCTGCTCGCGTCGATCATCGGCGGCTTCGGGACGCTCGTGGGGCCGTTGTACGGTCGGCTGTTCGAGGAGTCGCTCCAGGAGTTCCTCTCGAAGTCCGGCTCCGGCGGCGGGCTCCTCCCGTGGCTGCGGGCGAACGTGCCCGAGAGCGTGTTGACGGCGGATCTCGTCGGCGGGGTCACCGTCGCGGAGGCCATCGACACGTTCCTGAACGGCCACGCGGAGCTGTACATCGGGCTGATGTTCGTCCTGTTCGTGTTGTACGTCCCGAACGGACTGCTGGGCACGCTGCGTGACCGTGCCGGCGGACCGTTGGCGAAAGCCGGCATCCCGGCGCTCCGGAGGTGGCTCCGGTGA